DNA from Daucus carota subsp. sativus chromosome 1, DH1 v3.0, whole genome shotgun sequence:
tttttttttgcatcatCCCAGTGTCATATTTTGTGAAGCCGTTGCTATATATGGTGTTATTGTGGCAATCATTCTACAAACGAAGTTGGAAAGTGTTCCTGCATCCCAAATATATGCACCTGAGTCTCTTAGAGCAGGATATGCCATCTTTGCCTCAGGAATCATCGTGGGCTTTGCAAATCTTGTGTGCGGGTATATATCAAATTCCCCTGTCTTATATTCATATAGTAACAGTCCTTATCTGTGAGACAGTATCTTGcacataatcaataaaatatgtgATGCTGAGATTTCCTTTAATTTGTTTACTGTATAGTTATGTTCGtaagatagaatatattttggaTATATTGGCATATGATCAAATAGAAAGCAAGCTTAGCCTAGAAAACAGAAACCACTCCCAAAATTACATAATGGCGTCCACCCTGGCCCACCCTCGGGTCCCACAGCCCCTTCCCCTTAAacccttatgttgtgtttggttggggagatgGAATgcaatggaatgaaatgagtaaaaattacttgaaactaatagagatggGAGGAgagttttgaaaaaatatcaagggagtgcaaaattgctatgatgagattttagaagaaaTTTggggtaggagagaatggagcattccatctcaaattgaagggtTGATTTCTAAAACATGAGGTAAGAAATGGAATGaaagaaggaatgaaatttctaaACAAATGTGCATaacatagttcatttttcattccattccttctgGAATCGTTCataccaaccaaacacaacattagtttttgttttagaattggtttatatttgatcaattgtctatatacatataattttaacttttttggtACGTTTTTAATCTCTCTGCTTGCAGGTTGTGTGTAGGAATCATTGGGAGTAGCTGCGCACTCTCTGATGCTCAAAACTCGTCACTTTTTGTGAAGATCCTTGTTATTGAAATTTTTGGTAGTGCACTTGGCTTGTTTGGAGTAATAGTGGGTATAATTATGTCAGCACAAGCTTCTTGGCCCTCCAAAGTTTAAAGATGATCCAGTTTGGATGGATGAAGCAACCTCTGTGACTCAGCTTGGCCTTAAAAATTGGTATCTAGTTCGTCCAACGTTAAATTAGGCAAGTTGAGTAGTAATATGCCCCTTATGCTTGTTCCAATATTTGCCATAGGAGATCTGTGCATCCAATAAGATTTTCTCCACTACAAGGTGTGACCTTGCATCCAATAAGATGTTACATGTGTTTCTTTTACCAttatttgacttatataaaatttgtatatcttTTGAACGTGCAACTTTGAGGAACTAACTAGCATTATTCAGACTGGTTCATAAAAGATTGGTTTGCAAATATGTGAACAAGAGTAATACATTATATGTAAAATACAAGGATGGAGAGACCTTGGGTTACAATGAACACTTGTGACCTTCAGGCCAAAGGTTATTGTTTGTTCATTATCACCTCGATTATGTATTTGGTGAGGTTTAAGCACGGAAGGAAAACACCAAACCACTT
Protein-coding regions in this window:
- the LOC108207000 gene encoding V-type proton ATPase subunit c''1, whose product is MVGGSSSWSRALLQISPYTFSAIGIAVAIGVSVLGAAWGIYITGSSLIGAAIKAPRITSKNLISVIFCEAVAIYGVIVAIILQTKLESVPASQIYAPESLRAGYAIFASGIIVGFANLVCGLCVGIIGSSCALSDAQNSSLFVKILVIEIFGSALGLFGVIVGIIMSAQASWPSKV